A region from the Aegilops tauschii subsp. strangulata cultivar AL8/78 chromosome 5, Aet v6.0, whole genome shotgun sequence genome encodes:
- the LOC109743186 gene encoding protein PEP-RELATED DEVELOPMENT ARRESTED 1 homolog, chloroplastic, which translates to MAALSLSLAPPTAVLPCLPRRPAASLLRPRVPSRATLAVCLGAKPKVPLPIASPSPLGDDPAKWDPAECDALLRGGEQVASVLQEMLTLMEDMEMDGAFAPVAVELVAQGVIGNRVDEMESGFLMALDYMIQLAQKDGDDERNSLLEVVKQTVLDHLTKKCPPHVQVVGLLCQTEKKESRHELLRRVAAGGGVFENDKGLKCQIPGANLNDIANQADDLLESMETRPTIPDRKLLARLVIVREEARNMMGGGLLDERNDRGLNTLPQAEVNFLSKLVVLKPGKSVEKMISDVMHGKEEGADSTESTNAGPNSDLEPSTGTSGRENATGRKPQPVRPGMFLETVSKVLGGIYAKNTSGITAQHLEWVHQTTLKVLQEMAF; encoded by the exons ATGGCGGCTCTCTCCCTGTCCCTCGCCCCTCCCACCGCCGTGCTCCCCTGCTTGCCCCGCAGGCCCGCCGCCTCCCTCCTCAGGCCGCGGGTCCCCTCCCGTGCTACCCTCGCCGTCTGCCTTGGCGCGAAGCCCAAGGTGCCCCTCCCCATCGCCTCGCCGTCCCCACTCGGGGACGACCCCGCTAAGTGGGACCCCGCCGAGTGCGACGCCCTCCTCCGCGGCGGCGAGCAGGTCGCCTCCGTGCTCCAGGAGATGCTCACGCTG ATGGAAGACATGGAGATGGATGGTGCATTTGCACCGGTGGCCGTGGAGCTGGTGGCTCAGGGAGTCATTGGGAATAGGGTTGATGAGATGGAGTCTGGCTTTCTAATGGCACTCGATTACATGATACAGCTCGCACAGAAGGATGGTGATGATGAG CGTAACTCTCTTCTTGAAGTAGTCAAGCAGACGGTGCTAGACCATCTGACAAAAAAATGCCCTCCGCAT GTTCAAGTAGTTGGACTTCTTTGCCAGACTGAAAAGAAAGAGAGCAGACATGAACTACTACGTCGTGTAGCTGCCGGTGGTGGTGTTTTTGAAAATGATAAAGGCCTGAAGTGTCAAATTCCAGGAGCAAATCTCAATGACATTGCAAATCAGGCGGATGATCTGCTGGAG TCAATGGAAACCAGACCCACAATTCCTGATCGAAAACTTCTGGCCAGACTAGTTATAGTAAGAGAGGAAGCTCGAAATATGATGGGAGGTGGCCTTTTAGATGAAAGAAATGATCGTGGTCTCAATACCCTTCCTCAAGCAGAG GTGAATTTCTTGAGCAAACTGGTTGTTCTCAAACCAGGGAAATCAGTGGAGAAGATGATCAGTGATGTTATGCATGGCAAAGAGGAAGGTGCCGATAGCACTGAAAGCACAAATGCTGGACCAAATTCTGACCTGGAACCTTCAACTGGGACATCTGGAAGG GAAAATGCAACGGGCCGCAAGCCACAGCCTGTCCGCCCTGGAATGTTCCTCGAGACAGTTTCTAAG GTCTTAGGCGGCATATATGCAAAGAACACATCTGGCATTACAGCACAACATCTAGAATGG GTACATCAAACAACACTGAAAGTTCTTCAGGAAATGGCCTTCTAG
- the LOC109743188 gene encoding uncharacterized protein, translating into MASSSSSLSSALSSMEQMLDALRQRGIGKPDDKPKEEEPPALPTRPTVRGRPPSIHRPASSAPWSQQRPPLALLPPPPEEEEAKEAERRAVELELERRAVRAEEEAKQKDDDVRLKEEEIAGLRQQVELYEARLAEWEAKMKAVEEELQRQTAALQMSQAAAAAAAARAAIGSTSHRREPTLSDGVAQAEQPPAPTRAEEASVKRGESLFRGASVKPQQQQQRAGEPAVAAVLSSNSKPSHAEHHLATEYARETQAFEHAARAVAEVKPGTMSVDELKMLRRQFAAWKKEYEARLRKTNAELKKRVHSEKSHDQQPAHGGRRRWCGWWRTIKAPKFRAPKRCCTCACAMKLPSLPSCKFPSLPSCKFPSLPSCSFSCCCFRRRR; encoded by the exons AtggcgtcgtcctcctcctctctatCGTCGGCGCTGAGCTCGATGGAGCAGATGCTGGACGCGCTCAGGCAGAGAGGGATCGGCAAGCCCGACGACAAGCCCAAGGAGGAGGAGCCGCCGGCGCTGCCCACGCGCCCCACCGTCAGGGGCCGGCCTCCTTCCATCCACAGGCCCGCCTCCAGCGCGCCGTGGAGTCAACAACGCCCACCGCTGGCCCTGCTCCCCCCACCGCCG gaagaagaagaagcgaaGGAGGCGGAGAGGCGTGCGGTGGAGCTGGAGCTGGAGAGAAGGGCTGTGCGGGCGGAGGAAGAGGCGAAGCAGAAGGACGACGACGTGAGGCTCAAGGAGGAGGAGATCGCCGGGCTGAGGCAGCAGGTGGAGCTCTACGAGGCCCGGCTCGCCGAGTGGGAGGCCAAGATGAAGGCCGTGGAGGAGGAGCTGCAGAGACAGACCGCCGCGCTGCAGATGTCTcaggctgctgctgctgctgcggcggCCAGAGCAGCAATCGGTTCCACGAGCCACCGCCGGGAGCCAACCTTATCCGACGGCGTCGCGCAGGCCGAGCAACCTCCGGCGCCCACGAGGGCGGAGGAAGCGTCCGTGAAGCGGGGCGAGAGCCTGTTTCGAGGAGCATCCGTGAAGccccagcagcagcagcagcgcgccggcgagcccgccgtcgccgccgtccttAGCTCGAA CTCGAAGCCGAGCCACGCGGAGCACCACCTCGCGACCGAGTACGCGCGGGAGACCCAGGCGTTCGAGCACGCCgcgagggcggtggccgaggtgAAGCCGGGCACCATGTCCGTCGACGAGCTCAAGATGCTGAGGCGGCAGTTCGCCGCCTGGAAGAAGGAGTACGAGGCGCGGCTGCGCAAGACAAACGCGGAGCTCAAGAAGCGCGTCCACTCGGAGAAGAGCCACGACCAGCAGCCTGCCCACGGCGGCCGGCGCCGGTGGTGCGGCTGGTGGAGGACGATCAAGGCGCCGAAATTCAGAGCCCCCAAGAGGTGCTGCACTTGCGCTTGCGCCATGAAGTTGCCTAGCCTTCCCTCGTGCAAGTTCCCTAGCCTCCCCTCGTGCAAGTTCCCTAGCCTTCCCTCCTGTTCCTTCTCTTGCTGCTGCTTTCGCCGCCGCCGATAG